The DNA sequence GCAGCACTCCCGGGGCGACACGGTCAGCGGCTGGACGTCGCTGTTCACCGCGATCCTGTTCGTCGGCGGCCTGCAACTGCTGTGCCTGGGCCTGCTCGGTGAGTACCTCGGGCGGCTGTATGCCGAGGTCAAGGGCCGGCCGACGTACATCGTCGGGTACGACTCGGCCATGCACGTGCCCGCGCAGGAGCCCGTCGACGAGGCCGACGGCGACCGGCTGAGCGGGCTCGCGGCGCGCTGACCCCCGAACGTACGGCGGCGGGTGCACCCGATGGGTGCACCCGCCGTCTGTGTCCTGTGCCGGTTACAGGTACTGGCCGGTGTTGCTGACCGTGTCGATCGAGCGCCCGGACTCGGTGCCCTTGCCGCCGGAGACCAGCGTGCGGATGTACACGATCCGCTCGCCCTTCTTGCCGGAGATGCGGGCCCAGTCGTCGGGGTTGGTGGTGTTGGGGAGGTCCTCGTTCTCGCGGAACTCGTCCAGGCAGGCGTCGAGCAGGTGCTGCAGGCGCAGCCCCTTCTTGCCCGAGGACAGGAACTCCTTGATCGCCATCTTCTTGCCGCGGTCGACGATGTTCTGGATCATCGCGCCGGAGTTGAAGTCCTTGAAGTACAGGACCTCCTTGTCACCGTTGGCGTAGGTGACCTCCAGGAAGCGGTTCTCCTCGGTCTCGGAGTACATCCGCAGCACCACCGAGTTGATCATCGCGTGCACGCACGCCTCGGCGGAACCGCCGTGCTCTGCCAGGTCGTCCGGGGACAGCGGCAGGCCGGTCAGGATGTACTTGCTGAAGATGTCCTTGGCCGCCTCGGCGTCGGGCCGCTCGATCTTGATCTTCACGTCGAGCCGGCCCGGGCGCAGGATGGCCGGGTCGATCATGTCCTCGCGGTTGGAGGCGCCGATGATGATGACGTTCTCCAGGCCCTCCACGCCGTCGATCTCGCTCAGCAGCTGCGGGACGATGGTGTTCTCCACGTCCGAGGAGACGCCGGAGCCGCGGGTACGGAAGATCGAGTCCATCTCGTCGAAGAACACGATCACCGGCGTACCCTCGGAGGCCTTCTCCCGAGCTCGCTGGAAGATCAGCCGGATGTGCCGCTCGGTCTCGCCGACGTACTTGTTGAGCAGCTCCGGGCCCTTGATGTTGAGGAAGTAGCTGGTCTTCTTCTCCTCACCGCGGCGCTCGGCGATCTTCTTGGCCAGCGAGTTGGCCACCGCCTTGGCGATGAGGGTCTTGCCGCAGCCGGGCGGGCCGTAGAGCAGCACACCCTTCGGGGGACGGAGGTGGTGCTCGCGGAACAGGTCCGCGTGCAGGAAGGGCAGCTCCACGGCGTCGCGGATCTGCTCGATCTGGTGCACCAGGCCGCCGATGTCGGTGTAGTCGACGTCGGGCACCTCCTCCAGCACGAGGTCCTCGACCTCGCTCTTGGGGATGCGCTCGTACGCGTACGCCGACCGGGGCTCGATCATGAGGGAGTCGCCGGACCGCAGCGTGCTCTCGATCAGACCTTCGGCCAGGAACACGATCCGCTCCTCGTCGGCGTGCGAGATGACCAGTGCGCGGTCACCCCCGTCGAGGATCTCCTTGAGCATGACGACCTCGCCGACCCGCTCGAAGCCGAGCGCGTCGACGATGTTCAGGGCGTCGTTGAGCAGGACTTCCTGCCCGCGCTGCAGCGCGTCGACGTCCAGCGACGGCGACACGGCCACTCGCAGCTTGCGCCCGCCGGTGAAGACGTCCACCGTGCCGTCTTCATGCCGGGACAGGAAGACACCGTAACCGCTCGGCGGCTGCGCCAGGCGGTCGATCTCCTCCTTGAGCGTGACGATCTGGGCGCGCGCTTCCTTCAGCGTGGCCACCAGTCGTTCGTTGTTCTCGGTCAGGCGCGCCAGCTGTGCCTGGGTCGCGGCGAGCCGCTCCTCCAGCTGCCGTACGTGCCGTGGACTCTCGCTCAACTTCCGCCGCAACAGGGCGAGCTCCTCTTGCAGGAACGCGACCTGAGTGGAGAGATCGTTGGCTTCCTTCTCCCACCGCGCGGCGCGCGCATCCGCGTCGTCGCTTTTTGCCACGTCCCACCTCCCCGGGGGTGTCCTCCTGTCGGTCCCACCTCGATCGGGCCGACATCAAGGGTGCTCCTAACACTAGCGGCTGATCGCCCCAGTTGAACCCTCCCGACACCCGCGTACCGAAGAAGGTGATCGAGAAATCGCCCCCGGCGCGGCCCTGCCGGGCGGGGCGGGGCGGCGGCGCGCTAGGGTCAGCACGTGACAGAGCTGCGGGTGCGGGTGGATCAGGATCTGTGCACGGGCGACGGCCTGTGCGTGCAGTACGCACCCGAGGTGTTCGAGTTCGACGTCGACGGCCTGGCCTACGTGAAGGGCGAGGACGGTGAGCTGCTGATGGCGGCCGGCGCGACCGTCGGCATCCCGGCCCACCTGCGGCTGGAGGTCATCGACGCGGCCAACGAGTGCCCTGGTGAGTGCATCCACATCCAGCGCGACGCCGACTCCGAGCCGCTGACCGAGGACGAGCGCAACGCACTGCGCTGACCCGGTCGCTGTCCGCTTACAGCTTAAAACGGCAAAGGCCCCGTTCCGGTGAATACCGGGTAACGGGGCCTTTATCGTCGTATCTGCCGGTCAGAGCATCGGGCGCCCGGCCAGTGAGGCGATGAGCTGGGCGAACTCCTCCAGGCGGGAGATCTGGCCCGAGCCGCCGTCCTCCATGGTCTTGCCGAAGCGCAGCGCGTCCTGGCGCACCACGTGCTGCGGGTCGTCCAGCGGATGCCCGTTGGACGACTCGTCCAGCGAGCTGAGCAGCAGGTACACGTCGACGCTGTCGACGCGCAGGTGCCCCGCCGTGGTCCGGGTCAGCCGGCGGCGGCAGCCCACCTCGGTGATCACCGACAGGGGCACCACCCGCAGCGAGGAGATCATCGAGCCGGGCGGGCCGTCACCGGGGGCCGTGTCCTCGCCGTGCCACAGCAGCAGCCGCGACCCGTCGCAGACCACCACCTCCTGCCACACCCCGTTGAACTCGTTGACGAAGCGCTCCAGGGTGAACCCCAGCACCTGGGTGCCGCGCAGGACACCCTCCAGGGCCTCCAGCGCCACCTCGGGGTCGCGCAGGTAGGCCCGCGCCGCCGAGTCCAGGTCGGGGTAGGGCGACCAGTCGGGGAAGACCGACCCGGGCACGATCACTCCTCGTCGTCGCGCACCGGCGCGTCCTGCACGGTGCTGGCGGCAGCCTCGGCGGCAGAACCCTGCTTGCGCAGCTCGTACGCCTCGCGGCCCTTGCTGGGCTTGCGGCGGCGCGGCGGCGCGGTCACGCCGGGCGCGAGCTTGCGCGCGCGCACCAGGAACGCGGTGTGCGCGATCATGCGGTGGTCGGGGCGCACGGCCAGGCCGTCGGCGTGCCAGTCGCGCACCAGCGACTCCCAGGCCAGCGGCTCGGTGAAGCCCCGCTCGCGCAGCGCCTCGACCAGCTCCGACAGCTGCGGCGTGGTGGCGACGTAGCCGATGAACACCCCGCCGGGCAGCAGGGCGCGCTCGACCATGTCGAGGGCCTCCCACGGGGTGAGCATGTCCAGGATGATCCGGTCGAAGCCGGTCTCGGCGTTGTCGGCGACGTCGCCGACGTGCAGGTGCCACGACGGCATCGACGG is a window from the Catellatospora sp. TT07R-123 genome containing:
- the arc gene encoding proteasome ATPase, which produces MAKSDDADARAARWEKEANDLSTQVAFLQEELALLRRKLSESPRHVRQLEERLAATQAQLARLTENNERLVATLKEARAQIVTLKEEIDRLAQPPSGYGVFLSRHEDGTVDVFTGGRKLRVAVSPSLDVDALQRGQEVLLNDALNIVDALGFERVGEVVMLKEILDGGDRALVISHADEERIVFLAEGLIESTLRSGDSLMIEPRSAYAYERIPKSEVEDLVLEEVPDVDYTDIGGLVHQIEQIRDAVELPFLHADLFREHHLRPPKGVLLYGPPGCGKTLIAKAVANSLAKKIAERRGEEKKTSYFLNIKGPELLNKYVGETERHIRLIFQRAREKASEGTPVIVFFDEMDSIFRTRGSGVSSDVENTIVPQLLSEIDGVEGLENVIIIGASNREDMIDPAILRPGRLDVKIKIERPDAEAAKDIFSKYILTGLPLSPDDLAEHGGSAEACVHAMINSVVLRMYSETEENRFLEVTYANGDKEVLYFKDFNSGAMIQNIVDRGKKMAIKEFLSSGKKGLRLQHLLDACLDEFRENEDLPNTTNPDDWARISGKKGERIVYIRTLVSGGKGTESGRSIDTVSNTGQYL
- a CDS encoding ferredoxin, coding for MTELRVRVDQDLCTGDGLCVQYAPEVFEFDVDGLAYVKGEDGELLMAAGATVGIPAHLRLEVIDAANECPGECIHIQRDADSEPLTEDERNALR